From the Paenibacillus tianjinensis genome, the window TGGAGTGCCTGCGGCGGTATGCTCTATTATGAACAACGGGGATATTTCCTCGCTTGAATTCGTAGCCACCTCTGAGGAGTATCGTAGACAAGGGCTTGCCGCAGAAGTTTGTATAGAAGCCATAAACAGCGCATTCAGCCAGGGTGCACAAATCATTTCCACACGGGGCTTTGGGCATTCCAAGAAACTGTTTAAAAAGCTAGGATTCACTGTTTACTAAGAAGTACAGCTTTTCCTCAGACATAGCAAGAGGAATTGTTAGATTATTATGCCACCAGTTGGCGGAATCTTTTTGTTATTCTGATTTTTACTGTATAGCCAATCTGGATCTCTGTTTTCTGTTTATGGATTAAATTCAATCAGATATATATCCTTTTGATTCACGCAATGCACAATCTGCTCCCTGATACTATCCCATTTCACCTTAATGAGTGCCTCATCTAAATAGAAATACCCCAGTTCATAACTTTCACTGGATGTTCTAAACGCACCACCGGTAGGTTTTGCCAAAAACAAATTGCTAATTACTGATTCCTTCACATTTTGGAAGACACCGCAAAATCTTATGATTTCTATATCAATACCTGTTTCTTCTTTTGTTTCTCGTATTACTGCAGAAGTTATGGACTCACCTTCTTCAACCCGTCCCCCCGGAATTTCCCACCCCCGCTTTGGTCCGTTAAGAAGTAAAATATCATGATCTTCATTGAGTACAACAGCTGCTGCGACTACAGTATGCTTCGGTGACGGATTCATTTTCAACTCATTCCTTTCTAATACATTTCATTCAACAAACGCTTCTAACTATCCTGCTGTTTAAGAGAGTGCTTATTGGTTGATTCTTTACTGATGTCTGGTTGACGTAATACAGGCAGAAATACAGTATAATATTCATAATTAACGATGAAAAGGGGGCGCTGGAATGGGTGAGACAAAAGACGGCAGTGAGCTTG encodes:
- a CDS encoding NUDIX hydrolase, which produces MNPSPKHTVVAAAVVLNEDHDILLLNGPKRGWEIPGGRVEEGESITSAVIRETKEETGIDIEIIRFCGVFQNVKESVISNLFLAKPTGGAFRTSSESYELGYFYLDEALIKVKWDSIREQIVHCVNQKDIYLIEFNP